A window of Bacillaceae bacterium S4-13-56 contains these coding sequences:
- the ytvI gene encoding sporulation integral membrane protein YtvI, whose protein sequence is MFRLPKRFWVYSILIILFILSIIYILPVSIPLLLAFITALILNPAVRWLEYRFKLTRKLAVIIMFLFFIGVVGTSGSFIVVNSISQLVDVAERLPTYIDNVNNLLLQWEEDIELITEDLPEQFIEQVKQSIEDSLSTFNDTINEYLTIDNLTSIAASIPNYLVSIIVYLIALFLFMLDLPKLKSQSYNLMTENTAEKVRFMNARLSYVIVGFLKAQFLVSIIIFIVSLIGLLFIIPNVALIMSLIIWIIDFIPIIGSIIILGPWALYMFFAGHYVMGIKLTILAIILLTIRRTVEPKVMGHHIGLSPLATLIAMYLGLKLLGILGFIIGPLLLIAFNSAKEAGIIKINFKI, encoded by the coding sequence ATTCCACTTCTTTTAGCTTTCATAACAGCCCTCATTTTAAATCCAGCTGTTAGATGGCTTGAATATAGATTCAAACTAACACGAAAATTGGCAGTCATTATTATGTTTCTTTTTTTTATCGGTGTTGTGGGCACTTCTGGATCTTTTATCGTGGTAAACTCCATTAGTCAATTAGTAGATGTAGCTGAACGATTACCTACCTACATCGATAATGTAAATAACCTACTTCTCCAGTGGGAAGAAGATATTGAACTAATTACTGAAGATCTTCCTGAACAATTTATAGAACAGGTTAAACAGTCAATAGAGGATAGTCTTTCTACCTTTAATGACACAATTAATGAATATTTAACCATTGATAACCTCACTTCAATTGCGGCAAGTATTCCAAATTATTTAGTAAGTATTATCGTTTATCTTATTGCATTGTTCTTATTTATGCTTGATCTGCCTAAATTGAAAAGTCAATCTTACAACCTAATGACAGAAAACACCGCTGAAAAGGTTCGTTTTATGAATGCCCGATTATCCTATGTCATTGTAGGTTTTTTAAAAGCTCAGTTCTTAGTAAGTATCATTATCTTTATCGTGTCACTCATTGGATTACTATTCATAATCCCAAATGTTGCATTAATCATGTCACTAATCATATGGATTATTGATTTCATCCCAATTATTGGTTCTATAATTATTCTCGGACCCTGGGCGTTATATATGTTCTTTGCCGGACATTATGTGATGGGAATTAAATTAACGATACTGGCTATTATTTTGTTAACTATACGTCGTACAGTTGAACCAAAGGTAATGGGCCATCATATTGGACTATCCCCTTTAGCAACTCTTATTGCTATGTATCTAGGACTTAAATTGTTAGGTATATTAGGTTTTATTATTGGACCATTACTTCTTATTGCTTTTAATTCTGCTAAAGAAGCTGGAATTATTAAGATCAATTTTAAAATTTAA
- a CDS encoding GNAT family protein yields the protein MIGEIHTNRIVVFPLGNEDGVMLQRDTYNWYQSRKIKYHEEWPDDALLANLPFYLEKLEKDPTHFGLGPWVIYSKLENTVVGHIGFHGLVMKKELELGYYICPSFRKCGYIKEAIPLLLDWAKSKGYQKIHAQCDISNIISQRILRTFGFLQIKQEKSILHFIKELNK from the coding sequence TTGATTGGTGAAATTCATACAAATAGGATTGTGGTTTTTCCTCTTGGAAATGAAGACGGAGTAATGTTACAAAGAGATACTTATAATTGGTACCAAAGTAGGAAGATTAAATATCATGAAGAATGGCCTGATGATGCACTCCTAGCAAATCTTCCGTTCTATTTGGAAAAGCTAGAGAAGGATCCTACACATTTCGGCTTAGGTCCGTGGGTTATCTACAGCAAGTTAGAAAATACAGTGGTTGGTCATATAGGGTTCCATGGCCTTGTAATGAAGAAAGAACTGGAGTTGGGGTATTATATATGTCCATCCTTTAGAAAATGCGGCTATATAAAAGAAGCTATTCCTTTATTGTTAGATTGGGCAAAAAGTAAAGGTTACCAAAAGATACATGCTCAATGTGATATCTCAAATATAATTTCGCAACGGATTCTTCGTACGTTCGGTTTTTTACAAATAAAACAAGAAAAATCTATACTTCACTTTATAAAAGAATTAAATAAATAA
- a CDS encoding DUF420 domain-containing protein, whose translation MPLLPTISTFLIVLSAILIAIGWTLIVKGRKKEHRTVMILAALSALLFFIIYMSRTIFVGNTSFGGPDELKTPYTIFLVFHIFLATTGGIFGLVTLTLAFKRKISKHRKWGPVTSIVWFFTAITGVVVYFLLYILYEGGETTSMLKAILGT comes from the coding sequence GTGCCACTATTACCAACGATAAGTACCTTTTTAATTGTGTTAAGCGCCATCTTGATAGCCATCGGTTGGACCTTGATCGTAAAAGGGAGAAAAAAAGAACATAGAACTGTTATGATTTTAGCTGCATTAAGTGCTCTTTTGTTTTTTATTATCTATATGTCAAGGACAATATTTGTAGGTAATACAAGTTTTGGGGGACCAGATGAGTTAAAAACGCCCTATACTATTTTTCTTGTTTTCCATATTTTTCTTGCTACAACAGGAGGAATATTTGGTCTCGTAACTCTAACCCTTGCTTTTAAACGAAAAATTTCAAAGCATCGAAAATGGGGACCAGTTACAAGTATTGTGTGGTTTTTTACTGCAATAACAGGTGTTGTTGTTTACTTTCTCTTATATATCCTTTACGAGGGCGGAGAGACCACAAGTATGTTGAAAGCTATATTGGGTACATAG
- the ctaG gene encoding cytochrome c oxidase assembly factor CtaG, protein MWIKLQIFGFRALWSPYYLLFVILLGLAYFLITGPLRHKFGVQDHPSIKQKFSFYIGLLLLYIIKGSPVDLVSHIMLSAHMAQMALYYLVFPALIIKGIPVEFWRKFIRIPVIRSIFKIITKPLIALFLFNGLFSIYHIPEVFDFTKASPLAHAVITTVILIAAFAVWWPIFTPLEEHNTLSPLMKLGYIFANGVLLTPACALIIFSNTPLYETYSQSGSWMNALSLCVPQDVLSGLTLSGPELFSPISILYDQQLGGIIMKITQEIVYGTYLGIIFFKWVSQEKNTIDPIPSGSSN, encoded by the coding sequence ATGTGGATAAAATTACAGATTTTTGGGTTTAGAGCTTTATGGAGCCCTTATTATCTTCTGTTTGTTATTTTGTTAGGATTGGCTTATTTTTTAATTACTGGACCGTTACGACACAAATTTGGAGTTCAGGATCATCCAAGCATTAAACAAAAATTTTCTTTTTATATTGGGTTACTCCTGCTTTACATCATTAAAGGAAGCCCTGTCGACCTCGTTAGTCATATAATGTTGTCAGCCCATATGGCTCAAATGGCATTATATTATCTTGTTTTTCCTGCTTTAATAATTAAAGGAATTCCGGTTGAATTCTGGAGAAAATTCATACGTATACCTGTCATTCGGTCAATATTCAAAATCATTACCAAGCCCTTAATAGCTTTATTTTTGTTTAATGGGTTGTTTTCGATTTACCACATTCCAGAGGTCTTTGACTTTACTAAAGCGAGCCCATTAGCTCATGCTGTAATAACTACAGTAATTTTAATAGCAGCATTTGCTGTATGGTGGCCCATTTTTACTCCTTTAGAAGAGCATAATACATTAAGCCCCTTAATGAAACTAGGTTATATTTTTGCAAACGGGGTGTTGCTAACACCGGCTTGTGCTCTTATTATTTTTTCTAATACTCCGTTATACGAAACTTATAGTCAATCAGGAAGTTGGATGAATGCCTTATCCCTATGTGTGCCACAAGATGTATTAAGTGGATTAACATTAAGTGGTCCTGAATTATTTTCACCAATTTCCATTCTGTATGATCAGCAACTTGGCGGAATTATAATGAAAATAACTCAAGAAATTGTTTATGGAACCTATTTAGGAATTATTTTCTTTAAGTGGGTTAGTCAAGAAAAGAATACTATTGATCCAATTCCATCTGGTTCTTCCAATTAA
- the ctaF gene encoding cytochrome c oxidase subunit IVB, producing the protein MATGENHTTHSDEHVQFHKRKNREEMRYQVITFTLMIVFTIIAFSAVMADIEKMFTIPLILLLAVVQVIFQLYYFMHMNTKGHEAPSLFIFSGIFVAILTVAALSTIVWW; encoded by the coding sequence ATGGCTACAGGAGAAAACCATACTACTCATTCAGACGAACATGTACAGTTTCATAAAAGAAAAAATCGTGAAGAGATGCGGTATCAAGTCATAACTTTCACTCTAATGATTGTGTTTACCATTATTGCTTTTTCAGCAGTGATGGCAGATATTGAAAAAATGTTTACCATTCCTTTAATTTTGCTGCTTGCAGTTGTGCAAGTTATTTTCCAACTGTATTATTTTATGCACATGAATACAAAAGGGCATGAAGCACCATCTTTGTTTATATTTTCGGGGATTTTTGTTGCAATTTTGACAGTTGCAGCATTATCTACCATTGTTTGGTGGTAA
- a CDS encoding cytochrome (ubi)quinol oxidase subunit III, translating to MSEHTLKPETFPEHPEKATLEGKNKFLGFWFFLGGETVLFASLFGTYLALRNQHLDGTPAKELFGLELVFVMTMLLLTSSLTSVYAIYHMRNNDFRKMQVWLGVTVILGLAFLGCEIYEFYHYVHEYGHTFQSSAFGSAFYTLVGFHGGHVAFGLLWILTLMFRNAKRGLDLYNAPKFYVASLYWHFIDVVWVFIFTVVYLMGKVG from the coding sequence ATGAGTGAACATACTTTAAAGCCAGAGACCTTTCCTGAGCATCCAGAAAAAGCTACATTAGAAGGTAAGAATAAATTTTTAGGCTTTTGGTTTTTCCTTGGTGGTGAGACGGTTTTATTTGCTAGTCTTTTTGGAACCTATCTCGCTCTCAGAAATCAACATCTAGATGGAACACCTGCTAAAGAATTATTTGGATTAGAATTGGTATTTGTTATGACTATGCTTCTTCTAACTAGCTCTTTGACAAGCGTCTATGCCATTTATCATATGAGAAATAATGATTTTAGGAAAATGCAGGTTTGGTTAGGCGTTACGGTCATATTAGGTCTTGCCTTCTTAGGATGTGAGATCTATGAGTTTTATCATTATGTCCATGAATATGGTCATACTTTCCAATCCTCTGCGTTTGGATCAGCATTCTATACACTAGTTGGATTCCATGGAGGACACGTAGCTTTTGGACTTTTATGGATTCTAACATTAATGTTTAGAAATGCTAAACGTGGTTTGGATCTGTATAATGCACCTAAATTTTATGTAGCAAGCCTATATTGGCACTTCATTGATGTAGTTTGGGTCTTTATCTTTACGGTTGTGTACCTAATGGGAAAGGTGGGGTAA
- the ctaD gene encoding cytochrome c oxidase subunit I — MSTAIAQNRGFGAVLWDYLTTVDHKKIAILYLIGGGFFFLLGGLEALIIRIQLISPDNAFVSAEVYNEMFTMHGTTMIFLAAMPLIFALMNAVVPLQIGARDVAFPFLNALGFWLFLFGGLFLNVSWFFGEVPDAGWTAYAPLSIMSPDHGVDFYTLGLQISGAGTLMGGINFLVTIINMRTPGMTYMRMPLFTWASFVTSALILFAFPALTVGLFLMMFDRLFGSNFFDAGMGGNAIIWEHLFWIFGHPEVYILILPVFGLFSDVISTFSKKRLFGYSSMVFATVLIGFLGFMVWAHHMFATGLGPVANSIFAVATMAIAVPTGIKIFNWLLTMWGGNIKMTTPMLWSVAFIPSFVIGGMTGVMLAVAPADLVYHDTYFVVAHFHYVIVGGVVFGIFAGLTYWWPKMFGKVLNEKLGKLAFWPFFIGFHLTFFIQHFLGLMGMPRRYWVFHEGQSLELGNLISTIGAFLMAIGAIIFIYNVIYTARKGEPAPDDPWDGRTLEWTIPSPPPFYNFKQLPLVRGLDAYWVEKSEGRKEMTPAEPVNDIHMPNSSILPFMIALGLFIAAFGFTFQVDNSRWWIVAIVGMGITFGSMFLRSVIDDHGYHIHKEELEEGAGK, encoded by the coding sequence GTGAGTACAGCGATTGCACAAAACCGTGGCTTCGGCGCCGTCCTTTGGGACTATTTGACCACTGTCGATCATAAAAAAATTGCGATTTTATATTTAATTGGCGGTGGTTTTTTCTTCCTTCTAGGTGGATTGGAAGCACTTATTATAAGAATTCAGCTAATTTCTCCAGACAATGCTTTTGTCAGTGCAGAAGTATATAATGAAATGTTTACAATGCATGGTACAACCATGATATTCTTGGCTGCTATGCCATTGATTTTTGCTTTAATGAACGCCGTAGTTCCTTTGCAAATTGGGGCTCGTGATGTAGCCTTCCCATTTTTAAATGCACTAGGATTTTGGCTGTTCCTATTTGGCGGATTATTCCTTAATGTATCTTGGTTTTTTGGGGAAGTGCCTGATGCAGGCTGGACTGCTTATGCACCATTATCGATCATGTCACCGGATCACGGTGTTGACTTTTACACATTGGGGCTTCAGATTTCTGGGGCTGGAACATTAATGGGAGGAATTAACTTCCTTGTTACCATTATCAATATGCGTACACCTGGAATGACTTATATGAGAATGCCACTTTTTACATGGGCTTCCTTTGTAACTAGTGCACTCATTTTGTTTGCCTTCCCAGCCTTAACTGTTGGATTGTTCTTAATGATGTTTGATCGTTTATTCGGTTCTAACTTTTTTGATGCTGGAATGGGTGGAAATGCAATTATTTGGGAGCATCTTTTCTGGATATTTGGACATCCTGAAGTATACATTTTGATACTCCCTGTGTTTGGTTTGTTTAGTGATGTTATTAGTACGTTTTCTAAGAAAAGATTGTTTGGATACTCCTCAATGGTATTCGCAACAGTACTCATTGGATTTTTAGGATTTATGGTATGGGCACACCATATGTTTGCAACTGGACTAGGGCCTGTGGCTAATTCTATTTTTGCAGTAGCAACTATGGCTATTGCTGTACCTACAGGAATAAAGATTTTTAACTGGTTGTTAACAATGTGGGGCGGAAATATTAAAATGACTACTCCTATGCTTTGGTCTGTTGCCTTTATCCCTTCCTTTGTAATCGGAGGTATGACGGGAGTAATGCTTGCGGTGGCACCTGCAGACCTAGTTTATCATGATACTTATTTTGTAGTTGCTCACTTCCACTATGTAATTGTTGGTGGTGTGGTATTCGGAATCTTTGCTGGTCTTACTTATTGGTGGCCTAAAATGTTTGGAAAAGTTTTAAATGAAAAATTGGGAAAACTTGCTTTTTGGCCATTCTTTATTGGCTTCCATTTAACTTTCTTTATTCAACATTTCTTGGGATTGATGGGTATGCCAAGAAGATACTGGGTTTTCCATGAGGGTCAAAGTCTAGAACTTGGAAACTTGATTAGCACAATTGGTGCTTTCTTAATGGCGATTGGAGCGATTATTTTTATCTATAACGTCATTTATACAGCACGTAAAGGTGAACCTGCACCGGATGATCCGTGGGATGGCCGTACACTTGAGTGGACAATTCCATCACCACCACCATTTTATAACTTTAAGCAATTACCTTTAGTAAGAGGATTGGATGCATATTGGGTTGAAAAGTCAGAGGGACGAAAAGAGATGACACCTGCTGAACCTGTAAACGACATTCATATGCCAAACTCTTCAATTTTACCTTTTATGATAGCGTTGGGCTTGTTTATTGCAGCGTTTGGATTTACATTCCAAGTTGATAATAGTAGATGGTGGATCGTTGCGATCGTTGGAATGGGAATAACATTCGGCTCTATGTTCTTACGTTCCGTTATCGATGACCATGGTTACCATATTCATAAAGAAGAGTTAGAAGAGGGGGCTGGGAAATAA
- the coxB gene encoding cytochrome c oxidase subunit II, whose amino-acid sequence MKGWMGKFKALFIFGLIALFLTGCGEPNLSALQPKGEGAETLYDLMMLSIYVMVGVFLVVMTIYTFVLIRYRQKKGQEDFIPEQKEGNHLLEIVWTVIPILLLLVLAVPTVITTFELADAEPPADQAEDAIVIQVTGKQFWWHFNYENEEIQTSQDMYIPTDTRVYLKLRSDDVIHSFWLPSIAGKMDANPGGNENKMTLLAYEEGVYEGKCTEFCGDSHSLMDFKVIAVSPEEYEDWVSGMKAESADEKPETTTALEGQQLFQEKSCIGCHAVDAGSQVQTGPNLTNFGNRSKVAGFTDNTKENVVEWLSDPQDVKPGNKMPNVGLTKEEASKIADYLQQLKIDDKNE is encoded by the coding sequence ATGAAAGGATGGATGGGAAAGTTTAAAGCTCTGTTCATATTTGGTCTCATTGCACTATTTCTGACTGGATGTGGAGAACCAAACCTAAGCGCTTTACAACCAAAAGGAGAAGGCGCTGAAACATTGTACGACCTCATGATGTTAAGTATCTATGTGATGGTCGGAGTTTTTCTTGTCGTTATGACAATTTATACTTTCGTACTTATTCGTTATCGTCAAAAAAAGGGGCAAGAAGATTTTATTCCTGAGCAAAAGGAAGGAAATCATCTTCTTGAAATTGTTTGGACCGTCATACCGATATTGCTTTTATTAGTGTTAGCGGTGCCAACTGTCATTACCACATTTGAGCTTGCAGACGCTGAACCTCCTGCTGATCAAGCGGAAGATGCCATTGTCATTCAAGTTACAGGAAAGCAATTCTGGTGGCATTTTAATTATGAAAATGAAGAAATTCAGACGAGTCAAGATATGTATATCCCGACAGATACTCGCGTTTATTTAAAACTTCGTTCAGATGATGTGATTCACTCCTTCTGGTTGCCTTCTATAGCGGGGAAAATGGACGCTAATCCAGGGGGGAATGAGAATAAAATGACCCTTCTTGCGTACGAAGAGGGTGTTTATGAGGGGAAATGTACTGAGTTTTGTGGAGATTCACATTCCTTAATGGACTTTAAAGTAATAGCTGTTTCTCCAGAAGAGTATGAAGACTGGGTAAGTGGAATGAAAGCAGAAAGTGCGGATGAAAAACCTGAAACAACTACAGCACTTGAAGGGCAACAGCTTTTCCAAGAAAAAAGTTGTATTGGCTGTCACGCAGTTGATGCAGGGTCACAGGTTCAAACAGGTCCAAACTTAACTAACTTTGGAAATCGATCAAAGGTTGCAGGGTTTACAGATAATACTAAAGAAAATGTAGTTGAATGGCTTTCAGATCCACAGGATGTAAAACCAGGAAATAAAATGCCTAACGTCGGTCTTACAAAGGAAGAAGCAAGTAAAATTGCTGATTACCTACAACAATTAAAAATCGACGATAAAAATGAATAA
- the cyoE gene encoding heme o synthase, with the protein MNQPRVVDTKVLNKSNDTTNFSALWNDFLALIKIGIINSNLITTFAGFWLAVHFTGTGGFLLYWKPFLYTMAGSSLIIAGGCVLNNYYDRDIDHLMKRTKARPTVTGTISLQAILGIGISLTLLGLFFLAMVNWSAVLIGFFGWFTYVVLYTMWSKRRYTLNTVIGSFSGAVPPLIGWAAIDPNLDITAWILFLIMFIWQTPHFLALAMKKTEEYRAAGIPMLPVVHGFSITKRQMIVYVSCLLPLPFYLGSLGTFFVVLATILSVGWFVLSLMGLFMKNEIKWATLMFVYSLNYLTILFSSMVIVTLPIPFLS; encoded by the coding sequence ATGAATCAACCAAGGGTTGTTGACACTAAAGTATTAAATAAATCCAATGATACCACTAATTTTTCCGCACTATGGAATGACTTTTTAGCACTAATTAAAATAGGAATCATAAATTCTAATCTAATTACAACATTTGCAGGCTTTTGGTTAGCGGTGCATTTTACTGGAACTGGAGGATTCCTACTTTATTGGAAACCTTTTCTATATACAATGGCTGGGAGTTCCCTAATTATTGCAGGGGGATGTGTCTTAAATAATTACTATGATCGTGATATTGATCATCTTATGAAACGAACTAAGGCAAGACCAACCGTAACAGGAACTATATCCTTACAAGCTATCTTAGGAATAGGTATTTCATTAACTTTATTAGGTCTCTTTTTTCTAGCGATGGTAAATTGGTCAGCTGTATTGATAGGTTTTTTTGGGTGGTTTACTTATGTGGTGCTGTATACTATGTGGTCAAAACGAAGGTATACTTTAAATACAGTTATTGGAAGTTTTTCCGGTGCAGTTCCACCACTTATTGGATGGGCTGCTATTGACCCTAATCTAGATATTACAGCTTGGATTTTATTTTTAATTATGTTTATTTGGCAAACTCCGCATTTTCTTGCATTAGCCATGAAGAAAACGGAAGAATATAGAGCCGCTGGTATTCCAATGTTGCCAGTAGTTCACGGGTTTTCCATTACGAAACGACAAATGATTGTCTACGTTTCATGCTTATTACCGTTACCGTTTTACTTAGGCTCACTGGGCACTTTCTTTGTTGTTTTAGCTACAATTTTATCCGTAGGGTGGTTTGTTTTAAGTTTAATGGGGTTATTTATGAAAAATGAAATAAAATGGGCAACCTTAATGTTTGTATACTCCTTAAATTATTTAACGATACTCTTTTCATCAATGGTAATTGTTACTTTACCAATACCATTTTTAAGTTGA
- a CDS encoding heme A synthase — protein MLKFLKILSVITTIGMVFVLIGGALVTKTESGMGCGSSWPLCNGEIIPSNITTELVIEFSHRAASGFVGISLLILSYLAWKYIGHIRETKILVVLSLMFLILQGLIGAAAVVWGQSDFVLAMHFGISLISFATIFILMLLIFEIDLKFDAQSLHIHKSLRKQFYGLTIYTLIVVYTGALVRHTSASLACSNWPLCGIGINSWSFYEWVQMGHRLAAGLLFIWVTILLFKVSKSYKNSKVMYYGWWAAFGLIFLQVILGGLIIFTKLNLIIALLHAFIISCFFGLLSYFLLLSSRSARSEKNQ, from the coding sequence ATGCTAAAATTTTTAAAGATTCTATCTGTCATAACAACCATTGGAATGGTATTTGTTTTAATAGGTGGAGCACTGGTAACAAAAACGGAATCCGGAATGGGATGTGGATCAAGCTGGCCATTATGCAACGGAGAGATTATCCCCTCTAACATTACAACAGAATTAGTTATTGAGTTTAGCCATCGTGCTGCCTCTGGTTTTGTAGGAATTTCCCTGCTTATTTTGTCATACCTAGCTTGGAAATATATTGGACATATTCGTGAAACAAAAATTTTAGTTGTGCTATCATTGATGTTTTTAATTTTACAGGGATTGATTGGAGCAGCTGCTGTGGTATGGGGGCAATCTGACTTTGTTCTAGCCATGCATTTTGGAATTTCTCTAATTTCTTTTGCTACAATATTTATTCTTATGTTACTGATTTTTGAAATCGATTTAAAGTTTGATGCTCAATCCCTTCATATTCATAAATCTTTGAGAAAGCAGTTTTATGGACTAACTATTTATACCCTAATAGTCGTTTACACCGGCGCTTTAGTCCGCCATACCTCAGCTAGTTTAGCTTGTTCAAACTGGCCCTTATGCGGTATTGGAATAAACTCCTGGTCTTTTTATGAATGGGTACAAATGGGGCATAGATTAGCGGCAGGCCTACTTTTTATTTGGGTAACCATTCTGCTTTTCAAAGTAAGTAAATCCTATAAAAATAGCAAAGTTATGTATTATGGATGGTGGGCGGCTTTTGGTTTGATCTTCCTACAAGTTATATTAGGCGGACTTATCATTTTCACAAAATTGAACCTGATTATAGCACTGCTTCATGCCTTTATTATTTCTTGTTTTTTTGGTCTATTGAGCTATTTCCTTTTATTATCTTCCAGAAGTGCACGATCTGAAAAAAACCAGTAA